The nucleotide window ATGAGCTGGAGCGAGATAGTAAGGTACGGGCCCCGCTCCCTGTGTGGCACCTTTGCAGGACGAGATCTGCATAGGCTGAGAGGGTATAAGATCAGAGACTGAAATTTTGAAGGCAGCGGGGAGGGTGAACACACCCTATCTACCAAATCCCAATATATTGGATCTGGGAAGTAACCTTTGAAACTTGAAAGTGGTAAGTTTAGGAGAGATCTTAAAAGAGAAAGCATTACTTCCCTTAGTGGCTAGTCAAGTCATATAACTTAACTCCTATTCGtgctaaaaatggaaagaacagtGTCAGGAAAGGCCTCGCTAGATTCTTGGATGGTAGTGGATTATTAAAGTGAGGAAtatttgaagtctatttcctttcttcgGAGATGGTAAACCTGCCCTCCCACCGAAACAGTTGGATTCATTTTTGACCTGAGCCATCCTGGCTGTTCTTATGGTCAGCTCTTGCAAAGTTGTTGGCTGTGGGGTAGGATGGACCCTGTGCCTTAGGAAACAAGGAATAACACGGTGCTTTCCCATCCCATTCCCTCTCTGAGTTCTCCCGTGTGGCTGATATTTTGTGTCTGCCTGCAGATTGTAGTCCCACCGCTGCCCGGGAAAGCCTTGAAGCGGCAGCTCCCTTTTCGAGGAGATGAAGGGATCTTTGAGGAGTCCTTCATTGAAGAAAGGAGGCAGGGCCTAGAACAGTTTATTAACAAGTAAGCCACGTTCCCCGGGGGGCTCCTCTGGCTGCTTTTCCATCTTggtctttctgtgtgtttctccCATCTCCGCTTTTGTAAGGGGTAATACGATGTGCTGCCTATTGTGTGGTGGGCTGGCTGGCTAGCGAGGCTCTGTTCCTTTCGGCAGCATGCTGATCCTGTACCTCAGGGCCTGAGAAAGCACTGCATGTTGCATGTGTCTAGGggtttttccctcccttaccctctctccctctttccctctacAATATTAGGGTTCAAGTGGTGTCCTGCTGCTGTATGCCACTTGCTCAAACCTCAGGGCTAACCTGTCCATACGCCCTGTCCATACCCCCATCAGGGCTGACCTTGTCCTTTCTCCCCTATCCATACCCCCGTCCGTCTGTGAGTTCTCTCCGATCTCAAATACTACTGATAACCATCTTGATCTCTTTGCAGAATTGCGGGGCACCCACTGGCCCAGAATGAACGCTGCCTACATATGTTCCTGCAGGAGGAGGCAATTGACAGGAACTACGTCCCCGGGAAGGTGCGCCAGTAGGAGCCCCTCTCACCACTTGCCCTCTACTTTCCTGCTGAAATGACATTGGTTTTTACACTaagcctctctttctttctttgatctGAAGTTGGCTGCCCATCCCCTGGCCTGATAGACTGTCTGGCATTGTGTTCCTTGGTACCTGACTACACCGTGGGCACTCTGCTGGGAACCTCTTctctggggagaggtgggaaaCCACAGGCAGATGCCCTTTgcttggggttgggggtgggtggggggattgGACTGGAAGGCAATTTCTCGGGCATTTGCCCATGCCAGAAGGCTAACGTAGGGGGCAGGGGTCTTGTGCTGCTGAGGCACTCGGCTACATACTGATGCTGCAAGTCCAGGGGATTTTTCTTACTCTTAGGTTTAACCAGGAACGCTGAGCGGGGAAAAACCCTGCCTCTCCTACCTGcatgaattttttcctttttgggaaGGTGGTAGAGACCCAAAAGCTGTCCTCGTTTTCTCTAGGCCTgctcccagtttttttttccccaacagtTTCTTGTGTTACTTTCTCTCCCCCTTGTTGCTTTCCACGGCAGCAATCCTCCTAGAATCGAAACAGTTTGTTGTGGGGAGCAAGGTGTGCGGGTTTTCTGGGCCCGTCATCGTGGCTGCTTCAGAGTCAACAGAAAGCCATAGGGCAGCGGGGGAGCTCCTGTTGCTGAGCCCCTTTCCTTTGTGGCTCCCCACTCCGGCTGCCTTTTCTTGCTCACCAGCAGGTGAGTCAGTATGGGCCAACAGTCCTCCCTTCCCGGCTACTTTAGGGATCAGCTTTGCAGGCTTGCTGGGTGGCTTGAGGGGTGAGAGCAACTCACTGCTGCCACGAAACTCCCTGAAGGTGGGAGTGGATCATTTCCTAGGTATagctgggtggcagggaagaGCATCACCACTGTcttccatcctcccttcccccatcccatgTAGTGCTGCCCCAGGGCAGAAGCACATGAACAAACCACATACTTTCTGACTTCTCTCAAGCATTTTGAGCTATTGGTTAGGGCTCACGGGCAAGAGCTGTCTCTGCCCTCCGCTTGGTCACAGGGTTGTTGAACTGCCTGAACTTGTTTCCCGTGGAACGCCAATGTTCTCCCCAGAAGTTGAGCTAGGGATAACAGCCGGGTATGGGTTTCCCAAAAGTTAGAGTCTGAAGCAACTTCTTCAGACCAGCACGTTTCCTGGGCTTCTGTCTGGGAGGTCGTGGTTTGCTGGGGCCCGATATCGATCCCAAGGGGTAGAATGGGAGCAGGTTACCTCTGGCGTCAGGGCAAAAGTGGAGGCTCTCTGCGTAGACACTCTACCATGGAGGCATTGGGGTTCTCTGTACAGGGTCTTGGGGAAAAGCATTACTGATTCGGACAAGATTCAGAGCAGAAAGATGAGGAGGGGCTTTTGACCTGGGATTTGGAGCCCATTGAAATGTTGAAGTTCCCTGTGACAGAATGGCTCTCCAGCTGCTGAGCCTGTGCCAGGGGCCGTGCAGCCCCGAGAGAGAGGCTCTGCTCCCTTTCCCACCTCTCCAGTGTTGGTGTTGTTGCTGCCTTTTTGATTTGTACCCTCcgttactggttttttttttaaagattacttcTTTCATTGTGCACAAGTGCTGAGAGCCTGAGGCCCCATTTCTGCTGTGTATATATCCTGATTCGGGGCTTTTATTCAGCAACTGTTCATTCTTCTGTCAGACAATGTCATATTCAACTCTGTTCATATTAAACCACTGTGAAGCAAGCCTCTGTTgtccagttgttttttttttaattctctaggATGTTCTGGATATTGTGCAGAAATCATGCAACGTGGTCAATTTCCTGAGGTGATAAGTTTtgcatacattttgattttttaaaatattttataaagagagggaaagggaaggagaaagagggaaagaaacctcaaCATGCAAAAGATAAcctcaattagttgcctctctcatgtgcccccccccGCCAAGTGGGGACCtttcccacaacccaggcatgtgccttgactgggaatcgaactggagaccttttggtttgcaggctggtgctcaatccactgaaccacaccagccagggcacatttaaatttttaaaaagtggaattcTAGCCACCTATAGTGATAATTATTCATCCTTGCAACTTGGACTTGACTTTGTCACAGAGGTAATGAATTCATCTGTTTGCAGGGAGTAGCCATAGGGCTCAGTACCTGTGGTTTATACCCCATTTAGCAGATTTGGTTTTTAAGCTTGTGGGTTTGTGCTAATTTGGGCAGAATATATttagtatgtgtatgtatatctgTATATGTATGTTCATGTGCTATAGGTTACATAAACACATGGACATTTGTTTTATCCTCTAAGACACCCCCACACACCACCTACAAACACTATTTCTTTTATAGCCTTTTAACCtcaattggatttttaaaaaatattttatttatttatttttagaaaggggaaggtagggagaaagagagggagagaaacatcaatgtgtggttgcctctcatgtgtcccctaccagggacccggcccacaacccaggcacgtgccctgactgggaatcgaaccagcgatcctttggttcacaggctggcactcagtgcactgagccacaccagccgggactcgattgcattttttctttcaaatagatttgATGCAGGCAGAAAGGTGAGTGAACTCAGAACTGTTGATGGGTGAATATTTTCATCTGACCAATGTGTTCTGACATGGCTTCCTCCACAAAGTGGGTTTTGGAAAAAGGTTTGGAATGCTAGGAGGTAGCAGTCTTGTCATTTGGGAAGTCACAGCTAGCTGAGAATGGAAAGAAGGTATAGAAAGTGATGCGGTCAACATGTTATGAATGAAAGTGACAGCAGTGTTGAGGTGAAGAAGAAGTGTGGGACAGAATTGAGGAAGAAGTTTTGGTATTTCTGGAATTAAATCACTATGAGATATCTGAGGGAATAGGACTAGATGTTTCTGTGAGATAAGAGAGAAGAGTAATGAGAGAAATGCTACCTTTATAGTCAGCAGTGTTAGAGAATGAGTTAGAGAATAATTAGAAAAAGCAgctgtaaaagaaaatattaacaaaatagtGGACAGGTGACATTGATTTTACAAGTACTAATTAATACCCTCTGTGTCCAGCTTTATGCTAAAAGCTGGGCTGGGGATGGGGTAGGGTGGTCACGGTATAAGTAAAACATGATTCCATTCTCTTTTTTCATAGACCTTATTACTTCTTATGCTTTAGTTCAGGAGATGTCTACACAAGGCCAGAAAATGCTAGAGACAACATAAGAGGTCTAGGCACATCTTGtccagtcttctttttttttttaatcccacaaAACAAGCAGCCTTCATTGCAGTGTTACAAAAACACTTTCCATCTTGGCAATATTTTACAACACACTTAGCTTCAAGAGTTGGGAAGGAGAAAGTTGGAGACTCAAGGAGAAAATTTCTACAAGTGATACTAAGAAACTGTCCCAGCTCTCCCACCCAAACAAAAGTCCATATACCACTTCATTTCGTGACCCAACAAGAGGCCGTGAGGAAGGCAGTAGGAGAAACTGGGGCAGTTTCACTATGGATTATGTCAGAGACACAGGGATGTTCAAGACAGTCATCAGCATTGTCGGTTGCACAGATCATTCCTGTAGTTGTTTCTTCCTCCCATTTTGCCTCCACAGCCACCTTGGTGTCCTCCATAGTTGCCACCACTCCTGTCTCCTCCATAGCCTCCACTTCAGACTTTATCATAGCCACCACCACCAGCACTGTCTCCTTTGTATCACCCTCACTTCAGTCCCCACCAAAGCCTCTTGTGTCTCCACCATAGCCACCTCAGTCTCCACCTCTGCCTCCGTAACCCCTCTCTTCATTGTAGCCTGTTCCCTGAAAATCTCCTGAGGGACAAGAGTCCTCTGGCCTGAGCTCATTGCACTGATGGCAGGAGTTCCTGTGAGCAAAGTTCCTATTTCCACATGATGCATTAGGGCAAACCCAGTCCCCATTTTGGGGGTCTCCACCTCTCCCCCGAAAATCTCCATGGTCTCTATATCTTCCATAGCCTTACCACCTACCTCCACTTCCACTTCATAAATTCAGGTGTTCTGGTGACAAaggacactttaatgatgttgCCATGAAGTTCTTCCTCATCAAACCACTCAATGGCTGCTTTGCCTGAAGGAGGGTCATCACATTGGACACTGTTGCCTCCCCATTTGGCTTCCCTGTGTACAGATTTACCATTGGTTTTCCCACCTTGTTTGTCTTGATAATTCCTGTCTGTTTAAGGAACTCCCCGACTTGATCTGTCGACATACCCTCCCCAAGTCCTTGCACAAAAATTGAGTTGTTATATCTGGTCTGGGTTTATAATCCTGACCACCAAAATTTTTGAAGCCACCACAGTCACCACCAATTGCTCCTGTCATAGGACCTCTTTTAGCCTTGTCATATCCTTCACGCCCTCTACCTCCTCCCTGTGACCCACCATATCCTCTATTATCTTCTCCAAACCTCCTCACGTCATGACAGTTATCTTTGTGGTGGCTGTAATTTTCTTACTGTGAATGGTAtaactgatgtttttttttaaatttcatttattaattttagagagagagagagaaacattgattttgttgttccacttacttatgcatttttggttgcttcttgtatgtgccctgactggagattgaacccacagccttggtgtattgggaggatgctctaaccaactcagatacccagccagagccagaactgctggctttaaaaaaaaatctcacccgaggatatctttattgattttacagagacaggaagggagaaagagaaatcgatgtgagaaatatcagttggttgcctctcctatgcacctTGAGGCAGGAttaaacccacaatctaggtatgtgcctggactggggattgaacctacaaccttttgatGCACAGGAAACgtctccaaccaactaagccactcaGGCAGGGCAAACTGCTGGTTTTGATGATAGGACCCATGCTGCTGATCATAATTTGGCTGCTCATCATGTGGACCCTGATGTTGATCATAGCCTGACTTCTGGTCCTGCGAATCCTGTTCACCATAGTTTGACTGGTCATATGAAGGTACTCTTCTATTTTGGCCTCTTGATGATTCTGTGTTTTTCTGTCCATGGTTATTATAAGGTTGCTGGCCATATGAGCTCTGCTTTTGATTCTTATAACCATTGCAGGACTGTGAATGACCTGATGGGCTTTGTCCATAATGAATAGCCTCTATAGTTCTGTCCACATGAGGAATCAGTAGTTTGCCTATAGCCAGAGTAGCTTTGTGGTTCTTGTGCATAACCTTGATTGCCTTGATTTCCATAGGAAGAATAACTTTGCTGCTCACCCCCAGACTGACCATAACTTCCAAAATCTGACATGACTAATGGCCGTGGAACAGAGCTCCCACACCCTGCCTAGTACGAGGAATTGGAGAGCCAGCTGGCACGGTGGCTGAAGCTCCAGTCTTCTTTTTAACTATCAGGTCAGATAAATTCCCTTTCTTTGGAGTCAAATTGGCCATTATAGCCCAGTAATGGGATCCTGAAAGAATCCCACATCCAAGTCTCCTTGCCCTTCAAAACTGAGaaacatactttatttatttttagaaacagaggggaagggcgggagaaagagggagagaaacatcatttggctgcctctcacacatgcccaaccagggacctggcccacaacccagcatgtgccctcactgggaataaaacaggtgacctttcaatGCACAAGCctgtggtcaatccactgagccacaccagccagggctctctatGCTTTTGAGAACAGAAAACTCATTCCttacaaaacagacaaaagtggGATAATTATTAACAATACAAAACGATTCTTTAAGTCAGAGCAGGCTTCCTTTACATGGGTACTTCCTATGGGGGTTTTAAGTGTTTGTATATAGATCATCAACTACTTGATATAGAGAAACTAAAGGTAAAGTATTAAGAGAGATCCTGCCAATTGAGGATCGATCAGAAATTGGATAAAAcagtaattcatttttaaataaagattttatttatatttttagagagagggtaagagagggagaaagagaaatatgtgtgagagatacattgatgggtTGCTTCAAACACAGCCCCAACCAGAGaccagcctgaaacccaggcctgtgccctgactgggaatcgaatgggtgacttttcagttcacaggcaagtgctcaatccactgagccacatgatcCAGGGCAATAGTAGttcttaagtgaaaaataaaatacagttaaatTCACAGAAAGTTGTATAATACTTTTCAAGAAAATGGTGTATGATTATACCAATAATGTTTTTTGTCCACATGTAGTCAACCTTTGATCATCTGTGCTAATGGGGGGATAATACCTTTTTCTCTTATtatgcatttttctaaattttaaacatacaggTGTCTGGTACTCCTAAGACTTATTTCCTAACATGTCatcagaatgaagactcaggaaaactctgaaaagaagtagaaagagtAATAGGCCTGAAATATTAACCTGGGTTGTGGAGCTGGCTATGCTGTTAACTGGCCCTAGCACCTTAGGCAAATGGCTTCACCACTCTGGGTctgttttcttaattataaaatgaGGGGGGTTGACTATACGATATTTGCAGATATGATTGGAAGAGTATCTTAAATCTCTTCTAATCCTTGCCAAGGGGTAAACCCTGGATGTAATACCACCAAAAAGGTAAAAGCACAGTTTTCCCCATGTGATGGAGTTTGCCGTAACATAATTTTCTCTCCAAGAAATGAATGACTCTTCACTTAGGCTGATTAGATTTTGTTTGCCCACATCCTGTTGTACCAAGTCATGAGTGCCCTGCTGAAACTTGGTGTTGATTTGATTTAGTTGCCCTAATTTTATTCTAGGTTCTTCTAGTTgaaatgttttaaggaaatagTCACCTCATACCTATAGGGAATTATTCTTATTTACAATATATAAAGTATAACTTCATTGGTTATTCTGATTACACAAGTgtctattttgttaaaatattttattgtgatgAAAATTCAAAAGTAATTAATGCTCGTTGACAAAATTCAAAcagaacataaataaatgtgtaataagTGAAATATTTCTCCTTATTCCCTCTCCCTATTCCCATTTTCCAAGAGTAACTTAATTTGGTATGTGTCTTCCCAGACCTCTTTCTAtgcacaaaatatatatattcatatatacatatatatatgcacatatggaTATGTATGTGAGTATACACATGTTCACACAATATACATGTATGGATACCCACACACTTGTATATAGCtttttttataagaaacaaaGTGGGCTAATATATGTACTATTTtgcaagttaatttttttcactttgcaatGTATTGTGGACTTCCTCTCACATTAGTGTATGGAAatttacctcattttttaaaaatggcagtaTAAAATTTCCTAGTTGTATCACAATTTAATGATCCACTTATTGTTGGAAATTTGCTTCCATTCACTATTACAAGTACTACATATAACCTTGATCATGGGTTTAGTGCTTATATAggatagatttttaaagaaagaattgctgggtaaaaggcTGCCTACATTTTACATCTCTATAGCTACTACTAAGTTGCCTCCTTACAGAGTGCAGTTTAGGTTCCTGCTTACAGCAAATGAGAATTTACTTCCTCACCAAAAGTGCAATTCCTACTTCCTCACAAAAAGTTTCTGTGCCAAAAGTGGCAAAATATTAAACACTTGATAATTATCCAAAGTATTTGgtgaaaatggtattttttaagttttaatttgcattttctggtACATTTAGTTGTAATACCACTAtcgggtttttaaaaaatgttcccacACATTACATTTTCGTTGTTCTAGAAGCAGTATTTATTGCTGCTAGTTGAACATTCCGACCATTCCTCACTGTAGATAAACCAACACTCTTAATTAAAGGCTCTGAATGTTCctagccaggggtgtcaaactcactttcagcggggcccacatcagcctctatcagcctggtggttgccttcaaagggtggttgccttcaaagggccgaatggaatgttaggactgtatagatgatgtaactactccttaaacTAGGGGAAAGGAGctctacattcggccctttgaaggcaaccacgaggctgatgtgggcctcggtgaaaatgagtttgatacccctgtcCTAGGCTTCTTCCCACCAGACTCTGTGGGGAGGGGAAATGAAGCAATTAATCTGGAGGCAAAGCAACATTATCCAAGGCACTCTCAGGACTAATACTTTTCTCAGGTTGGCACTGAGACCAAGCCCAGAGCAGCATTAAAAGCTGAACCACAGACTTATCTGACCTCAGGGCCAACCTCCTTGGAAACTTAGGGAAATAGTACTTTGCCCTCCAGCTTGGGACTCTTTTTCGGTTATTTCTCCCAGAGCCAAACCTTAGATTGGCACTGTTGGGAAAAAGGTCTTAGTCACTGTTGGGAAAAAGGTCACCTAGATCTTGCTGGTGACTGAAACAGATGGCCTCGGCTCTTCCAATTGGCTGTCCACACGTCAGTCAGAAATAAGGAAGCTTTTAATTGGTCCTACTCAGTGGGAAGCACATACCCTCTTCTGATTGGCTTCTTAGTCGAGGGGTGGGCCACTGGGATACCTGGTTGGCTGGAATAGGAGACCAATGGGAACGCTATGGCGCTGCTTTCAAAAAAAGGAAGCCTGCCTGGCAGCCCCTGGAAAACTCTGGGTTGCCTTCGAGCTCCCGCGGCTTAGTTGGTAACTGTGACCCTGATCTCCACAACCTAGTTACCCTCTACCCTGCCCCCCATCCCGTCTCAGATTGTCTTCACGCATGTCATAGTGACTCAGACTGTAGTCTGCCAGTCTGGTGCATTAGGGGGTCCCTGCCTTAGCCTGCAGGTCTCCTCCTACCACCGCCACCCCAGAGTTCTGCCTTTGACTTGGCAGCTGAGGTCCTGGGTCGGCCCAGAGAGTGGGGATCGGGGACCAGGAATGTGGAAAGAGTTTGCAGGCATCAGGGTGAAGTTCAAGAGGGTGGAAGTGGGAGAGTCTGAGCTCTGTGGTACTGAAGGCCTTT belongs to Phyllostomus discolor isolate MPI-MPIP mPhyDis1 chromosome X, mPhyDis1.pri.v3, whole genome shotgun sequence and includes:
- the SNX12 gene encoding sorting nexin-12; translated protein: MSDTAVADTRRLNSKPQDLTDAYGPPSNFLEIDIFNPQTVGVGRARFTTYEVRMRTNLPIFKLKESCVRRRYSDFEWLKNELERDSKIVVPPLPGKALKRQLPFRGDEGIFEESFIEERRQGLEQFINKIAGHPLAQNERCLHMFLQEEAIDRNYVPGKVRQ